CTTGTGGTCACAGGATTATTGAGGACAGTTCTTCTTTGAGTCATGTTAACATGGCACATTGACTTCATCAGGGCAAGAATTCAGTGACTTCTCTTAGAAAGTTGTCATTTCATAAGACAGCGAAAGTGAGAACTTACTTgcaactcatctcactgtcTGACTTTGCACTCTGCCCTAATGGAAGAGGTGGAGGTGTACAAGTCACAAAAGCACAATAGGTGAAGCACGCTGGAGAAAAAATGTGCTCTTTCTGCAGAAATATACTGCGATAGTTGCTCAAGTgaccccccaccaccaccacccaccCACCCCTAAAGGGTCtcaatttaaaatcaaagagGTCATGACATCACAAATAAGAGGATATATTCTTGAATACTAGgtaataaaactttcttggagCTTTAACAATGGTATATTTGTTCTCAGTGTCTACTAGAgtggctttgcatgattcactgttcaaaataatccttcttaTATATTAACATTTAAAAGATGCCAATATGATATCAAGAAAACTTTGTAATTAAAGTAAAAAGGTCATTTTTGAGCTAAATGTTGATTTAACTAGGAAATGGAAGTctggaatttcttttatttgagGGTCCTGGGCCAAAGTGGAGCTCTGCATGCTCCTCcacctttaaggcctcaatgaCAGAGCCAAGAGATGAAGAAAGAAACTTGTGAAACAGAATATTTAGAGCAGTTGAAATCTTGAGCAACTGGTGTTAACTTATGCCAGAAGATATAGTAATTAAAGTCATTCTCTCACATGAAAGGCCGATTTGTTAAATAGTTTTGTGCGTACTTGTCTGACAGAATGGAGGAGAAGCCAAGGTCGTCTTACAGGCACCAGCTGCTGCAGGCTTGGTGCAGTCTCCTCACCGTGGCCATGGTGATTATGGCTGTACATCTCGCTACAATGAATCAGAAGCCAGCGGAGGTCAGTATGCCTGCCACAAACAGAGATTTCACTGAGATTTATGTTGACTGCTAGCAGGGCTATATCTTATTTTGCATATCTTAGTTTGCATGAAGAATGTGCTTGTAAAAGCACATGCTTGTGCTGCTTGTAATTTGTGTAAATACCATATTTACAAcagtaaagtaaataaaatgagCCCCACATTAATTTCTACACTTATCAGTTTATTCATAGACATTAATCAGCTCCAGATACCCAGTTTGTGCCTCTAGATGGCAGCAACACCATGAGCTACAGCACCTTCCTCTTGCTTGCTCAACAAAAGGAAGAACACTAATGCCTTAAGCTCTTGGgttcttttaatttgttttggttttttttcttctaaaaaacATCCCCAGAATTAGAAAATAAGGCCAACAACATCTGACTCATAATTACAGGGCCTTTAGTCACTCTTTGTTTCTAGGTGGAAGTGAAAACGTTCATCTTTGATGATTTTGTCAGATAACACTCTCATGGGAACACAGAAACTCATTGTGTTTCAAAAGTCTCTCCAGTGTCTGTTAAACATGGCAACTATAAAAATGGTGCCTTTATAGAAGTGGAGCTGTTGCAGACTGAAACTGAGAATTTCTCTAtgtgcatccatccatccatccatccatccatccatccattctcttacacttatccttatcagggttggggcagaaatgtttcatcactcatccaagtgacttcttcagtctcagctgactgcaggtttccccaaactttaaacagtacattttcATAATAACCAGTACTAGCATTAAAATGCAGGTTGCCATGGCCACCTATCCATGGCCATGAGAACAACATACAGAGTATTGGGGAAtgactgcaatcacagcattagAAGacggtgaaagatgtacccttccTCGTGGGTACATCTTTCAACATTTATAATACTTTGATTGTAGTCATTCCCCAATTCTGTGAACTCTGTGAATtttttctgggatttccttaaGTGGACTATTCATCGTGCATGAAGAAAAACAATTCCTATGACTTCATGTTCAAAACCTTGGTGCGAGATATTGACTGAAGATGCATCAGGCTGTAATTTCCTTTTATTCCAGTTTGTACCGCAAGAGCACATCCTTATTTACAATAGTGGAAAAGGTAAAGGCTAAAGGGAAATGTGAGTActtgaaaaacattaaaagacaAACAGCCAGGGACAGTACAAAAGATGGATATGGCTGCAGTGACGTCATCTATTAGATTCAGAAGTCTTGAGTTTTGAAACCTGATGAGTTTTTTCACCATATTGGTTACAAATAAGTCAGATATGACCAGGAAGGCTGGGTCTCACTGTGAAGCCGCTTGTTCAGTGCCTAACAGCGGATGACTGACACATTGTTAGCCAACAAGCATACCAAAATGAGCGACTGAGCTCACAAACTGAGGAGTAACTTATGAGGTCAGATCACAGATTTCTATAGAACTTgaagtctttttgcaaccacaacTATCGCCATATGGTGGCCTTCTTAAAGAAAGGAGGTTTACGGCACACATGTTGAGCATGTTCTGATTTTTGCTCAAGGTTGGAGTCCCTACACCAGAGACCATCAACTCAACTCATTCAGGTCCCATACAAAGGCAGATTCAGGAACCTTTAAAGTCAGGTAAATATCATTTGTCACATTTATCATGGATAATCACATAATCGTAAGAGTGAAAATGTTATAACCCTTTAAATTATGTTGCTTTCAGGAAGCTCTCACTCATTCATCCAGCTGCACCAGCGTAATGGACGTCTGTCTGTAGGTGAGCTCACATCTTTTCATGTGGGAAGTTGGCATGCTCTGATAATCATGAGTTTCATGAGAAAACCGTATCCCTCGTTCTTACTGTCTTTTTACACCAACTTTTAACGATCACACAGACAAAACTTAACTCTGCTACACATCCAAAGAGACGACTCTCACTTGTTACTGATCTCGTATCACGATGATGCCTGCCATGCATAAAAACTACTGTTAAACCGGACGCCTACAGATGCTAAATGCAACAAGCTCAGACATGTCAGTAGCAGCTGAAAGTCATTCTGAAAAACGTGGGCAGCCTTCAAGTGAGGCGCACGAGGACACGGCGGGTTGAGGGGGAGGAGTGTGAACAAAcaagtaaataacaaaataatacctaatttgaatattttaacCAATCTGTGAAAGATAACAggcctaaaagaaaaaaaggtacAACTTTCTACAAATTCTATATGAAGGCACATGTTCTCAAATACTTAGAACTTAGACAAGAAACTGATATGCTgctgtgtttctctttgttttatctCTAATCTAAAGTGGATGGGTGATAAAAGCTGATGTCATGTTTCAGTTAACCAGTCTGACAGTCACAGCCTTAAAtgggtttattattatttccttttttaatacACCGCAGGTACAAGTTTATTTCCCCTCCATAGTGTCTTCGTTTGTTACCACGTTAACAGTTTAATATGAATCCCTTTACAGCAAGTACAGGCcatatctgttattaaaacCACTTACTCAGGAATACACCAGCTCTGGTGTGGGTGAGGAGGAAAGAAGCCAAACACAGGAACGGCATTGGGAATCTGGTCATTTTCGGATCCTGCTGTGAAGTTGTGCAAAGCTTGGAACAGAGATGCGACTTTAAAGACGCCTTGTTTTCTCAACGCCATCTCTTTGTCAGTTGCATCAACATTATTTTGTGAGCTGTGAgcggttttcttcttctctttcaacaTAGCATTAATATGCAGTGTGACCATCTACAAAATGCTAGGTTGGACTGATTATTTCATTTATCTATTTGACATTTGAGATGTCATCAGTGCAGGTATATTGTGACACATTTAGTTGTAAGGTTAATGTGCTCTTGAGTTCATAGTTTTGACAACaggcagaagtgaagatgttACTTTGTgctggagtttttttttcagatcCCACTGTGGTCTGGTGACGGCACAAAGAGACATAttatatttgattttctgtCCCACAGTTCCCATTATAATTCACTTTGCTCTTATAGCTGTGGAGAAGTTACTGGCTACATTTGGAGAaggtatttttttaatgccaaCGGTGGAACAGATTAAAACTAAAAGGTTTATTTTGTAGTATTGAAGAGATAAAAGTTATCATACTTATCCTGCTGACCAATAACTATTACAtctacattttaaaagttcacCACATCCACAAAGAAATCCTCTGCACGGGTTAAACCGTTGAGAAACACAGAGCCATGCAGCCTCATTATGTTTCCAGTCTCATGTACTGTTTTCCTCCCACTATGCAGCAGTTTTCCTGTGTGAAGTGGGTTTCTAAAACCACAAGAAACCTGAAGCAGCGCTGTAATGTGGGCTGCACCGACTTAATGTATAATTACAGcccacagcagcagatttcaCAAGTTCGTCAGGGGACATGCTGCAGGAAAATTAGACACTAACTGGAAGATCAACTTTGTTTACCTGGTgtatttattcagctgtgattATGGGACCCACTGATCTAAAGCAGAGAGGAAGAAGTATTTCCTTTCAGGAAattcaagaaaaaaagacactttttgatatttatttaaaaaaaacaagtcagtaGGAGAGTTTCCTCCATTTCCTCTTTCATGTGGTTTTCTTCACTTCACTTGACAGATTAATAAAGCATGTGTTGCACACGCACCAGCATTCAGCTTGTCAATATCGAGCGctaaaatattcatttattaaTGGTTTTGTTGAGTTATTATTATTCCTACACCTGATTCATTTCTGTACGctcaaagaaaatgtgtttaaagtggAAAAACCAGCATTCATTTACTGTAATAACGCTTATACTGATTTACTGTCAGATGTCATTCtgtatttcacatttaaaaattctgtaaattagatttaaaaacTCTTAATGAAACATGAATATATCAAAATACACAGACTACAGATTCAAAAGTGTTTTTACGCATTGCAAACTTGTTGAAGGGATTTCAAAAACAAAGGTTAACCCAGCTCGCCACCGTCTTCTGTTCTGTTTCCCTCTGTGGAAAACCGGTCAAGCACAGAAGATTAGATGTTAATCTGAGATATTTCACTGCAGTCCACAAGCTATAATTAACCTTCAAAGCTTCAAAGAAAACTTCCCCACATACAGTGAGAAACTACTCCACTGTGAGGCCTGAGTCAACAGCTTTGAGGTTTTGAAATTCGATGAGTCTCTGTGTTCTCATCACCGGATCCGAGTGACATTTGGAAGAAACTCCAGCAAAAGTTGACATTTTCCTGTCTGCCTAATCAAAGATGTAAATTAGAGAGTAATTAACAATGATGCAGTATTTATCGATGCTGCTGaacctgttctcagctgcagTTCTACCATCAAAAATATCAGATATGAAGCGCAGTGGTACATCCACTGAACTGGACATCACGTGCAAAAGTTTCTGAACTGTACTTACTTTTATGGTGCCCCTTATCCTCTCCCCCACATACTGAGAAGTATAATGATGTATACGTTAACTCACTTGATCCACCCTTCCCCTGCGGCCTCAAATCACACCTGACGTGAACATTTAGGTAGATTACAcaaaacaacaagaagaaaaaagtttacaaatttatttttaaaaatgaatttaaagtaACTGAGTGATTAAAGAAAAGTTCTCCATATTTCCTACAGATCTTGGGGGGAAAGAGTCCCTTACCCTGGGTGGAAAGTCCATCACCGTCCAGAAAAACGGGAGCTACTTCTTTTACGCCCAGGTGACCTTCAGGGAAGAATTAAGGCAGGAGAGACGTGTGCTTGTGGAAAGAACTGGCTTTCatgataacaaaactaagaaacTGGCTGAGGGCATCTACCCGGCCTCAACAGAGAACTCAGTGTGGTTGGCCAAGATTGTCAAACTTAGACCGTGGGACAGGGTCAGCATAAATATAACAGGTGAAATTCTAAATGACCATACCTACTGGGGTGTCATCGAGCTTCAATAGAACTGGTGGTCTGGTTGGACTGGTATGTTAGTTGTGGCCCTAAATAAAtctgttaaaataaaagcaaactgGATTTTTGAGCCAGATATTTAAAGTGGAAATATTCTGCTCATTTCCAGATGTATATTTTTAACCTTGGACTCACgattttaaataatgtttttttttttaattttgtaaattatttgTTTTAGCCATTCACTTCTGTTCAATAATAAGTAGTTTGTGAGCGCCCTCTGCTGCACCACCATCTGAACTGCAGACAGTTTTTGTACAGCGATAGGAAGTGAAATTTCTCTCCTAGATTCCTTCTGTCACTCCTGATATGGTCATATTAGGAATTACTGCCTTATATGACGTCATACATATAATTTAATATACGGAATACTTGTACATATGCTGacctcattttttaaaacattttttaaacactggtactgtttaacatgtttaagtaatataaatatatataaaaggaAAAGGAATGGGTCCCCTTTAACTCtcacaatatttaaaaaaatactgcagGAATTTGATCATGGTCTACAATTATTAAAGACTCTGTGGCTAACATGGAACActacaataaagaaaaaaaaactccataTGCAGGTTTTAATATAGACTTTACTAACTGACACCTCGTACTCTTAATAGGCCACATCTTCATAGTAAATAAAGGTCAAACAATCGTATACTGCATCAGTCCAACCTGAACAGTTTTAAACATGCCAGCTGGTTCTGAGTTGTTTTTGAATTTTTAGGCCGACAtgaatgtaaactgtgaaagTCATTGGAATAATTATGTTCCTTTTCACTGTTATCTGCTTCTGTAATTTATGTAATTGAGTATTCTATTTTGGTTGTTGAATTCTGCATATAGACGTTTAATAAAGAGTATTGTAAACCATCCTAATGTACTTTTTATTTGCACGTTGAGCCGCTGACTGGCCACACGGTGGTGCCACTTCCCACCAAATCAAAGGCAGCATGAAGCTTTCCCACACCACAGCATACGCCTCGTCTGTTCGGATGATCGTACACATCCTGATATGACATTTCAATCAATGAAAAATGCTTAACACAGACCACAAATACATTCGGAGAAACCTCAGAAGTGACATTAAACGCCCcctgaaaacataaaacacGGTGTTATTCATCTTTCGGGCCTGACATTAGTACTACTCACAGGTATTAAACCGCTGTGATATTTACTTCTGTATGTGCTGAGCAACAGGTGCAACACAGGAAGCCACATATTTGGTGCAACCATTACACTGCTTCCCCTTTACAACACCCTCAGACACCTTTGAGTTCACAGCACCCTTTGACCAGCTTCCCCTGAGGCAGTTTAGCTCATCTCATGCATTAAGCATTAATATCACTTTTAGAATTAGAATGTAAAAATCATGAAGCTAGTCATACAGCAAATCACGTGAATGTGTAAGTTTCACTCTTAATGCACTGGGACTGAAACTCAATAGAGCTCAGAGGCAAGAGTACATTAAAGGTCCATTTTACACCCTCCGGGTCATCCACACACATGTACCCACTGCATTGTTAATAATCGTGACTTCTGAGGGCCAAAGAAgtatataagtagatatttgttAAATTTCTCCTAAATCCTAAAGGTACAATATCATGAcataaaaagtaattagataACATGTTAATTTAATTCTGAGATTTCAaggttttactgtttatttcaGTTAAATGTTGAATGAAAATCATCAAATACATATCATTAAATACACAGCAGTTGGGGCTGTTGGCTCAAAGCAAAAAGGCCCAGGGatcctctgtttgtttgttttaagaaaGTCTGGTTTTGTACATTGTGGAATAATAGCACAACCGAGTTGTTATACATCATTTTGTGAGAGTGCACATAAATTTAAGCTCATTAAGTAATGGAAGCTCTGTTGACATACATTACTTTCCAGTCATGGTTTCTACTAAGGATTTCtcacttctgttttctttatctCTGTGGAAAACTGGTCAGGCATAAATATAGGATGTAGTGCTGAAAGTTCTCTGCAGTCCACAAGTTATACACTAATAAACTCCTAAACAATGAAGCTTGAAAGAAACTTTAAACACATAGTAGTCGGTAACTTCTCTGAAACTGTGAGGCCAAAGTCGGCAACCTTGAGCTCCACGGATGAGACACGCTGGAGAATTTTGAAACACAATGAGTCTCTGTGTTCTCATCACCGGATCAGAGTGACATTTGGGAAAAACTCCAGCAAAAGTTGACATTTTAACTTCCGCCCAATCAGAGCTGTAAATTAGAGAGTGAATAGCAGCCTCATAAAAAGCAGGGTGTAAATACTGATGTTATTGAACTGGCTCTAAAATATTCTCCCCTGCAGTTCTACCGGGCCTGATGCAACACAAATAAATGCCACGTCTATTTTAATCGCAGCAGCACCAGACAGACTCGGCTGTGGGAAATCTAGAAAAAATGACATCAGTTTGCTTTTTTAATAACAGGTACCAATGAGGTGGCAACCTCTGAGTATGAAAAACAAAGCCATCACACAAGTGCCAAGAGCTACATTTGCTCTAATGGTCATTGGAGGTGGACTCCAACCCCCACAGACTACACATAAAAGAAGAATGTAGGCAGTGTCATGTCACCAGTCGGTTTTATGACAAATTCCGACCATCACATGTGAATATTGCAGTGGAAATTGAGAGTAATTCAACCAGGAAACATTTTGTCTCCAACTTCATTGGACAACGTTTGTTGTAGAATTCACCAATTATGGTGATTTGTAGCCTTAATTCTCTGTCGATGGCCgacacctggtgtggtcttctgctgctgtagctcatctgcttcacAGTTTcatgtgttgtgtgttcagagatgctcgtGTCCGTACTTTGGTTTAAGAAGAGGTTATTTTAGTTACTGCTCCCTCCCTGTCAGCTCGAAGCAATTTGGCCATTCTCATCTAACCCAGgcatcaacaaagcattttctCTCCGAGACCTGcggctcactggatattttctgtctttcagaccattctgtaaaccctggagatggttggtgtgggaaaatcccagtggatcagcagtttctgaaacactctGACCAGCCTGTCTGACACTAACAACAGTGCCACGGTCAAAACCACTTAAatgtgctcagtttgaacttcaccaGGTTCACATGCCTGCATGGTTAAATGCAAGGTTCAACCATTCAACAGCAGGGTGAAtgggtgtacctaataaagtggctctGAGGGCATATGCCTGTTGATTAAGACTAATAAAATACCAGAGTTTGGGCGCTGCTATAGCAGGTGATCGATATGCCAAAGGTTACTGCAGGCACCTGGGTTTGAGTCCACTCTGGACCATTTCCTGTGTCTTACCCCAaactctctctctgctttcctGTCTTCTCTAAATAATAATTCTCTAAATAACGAATGAATGTACAACATTTCACTGAAGTGTTATCACCTCATCATCCACACATAAAACAGACTTTCCCCAGGCTCTGACTCCGACAGCTGTTAAGAAACACACTCACTATGCCAGTGTTGCAATGACACCTACTCAATAAGTTAATATTCACTTTAAAATGAGAGTATCCACCTTGTTACATCTTTAACACTGACTTCagtcaacaaagaaaaaaattcccATCATGTTATCAGTGTTAACACCGCCTACCTCTGGGTTTGGACAGAGGCTGTAACATGACATCATGTCTAACAGGTATCTCAGCTGTTATGTCCGCACGCTTTCTTACAACACTGGCTCCTTTGTTCTCGTCAGCCTTTGTTTATGGGGCTTGTCATTTGTATTAGCTGATTAGTCAGGCATCTAATGGCATTTCGTGGCCCACAAAGAAACAGGAGCACTCCTGTCTGAGTGTGCAAAAGGGGAGCACGTAAAGTGTCTAGTTTCAACACAAGAGTGAGATTAGATCTAAGAAAACAAGTCGAGCTCCTAAGAACTCTCATTAAGAATTCAGGAAGCTGCTGATGGGGCACATTTTtcaatttcttcttcttgtcccGAGAATTCGCAGCACTTTATGGTAAAGGGCCAGTCAAGTTTGATCTTTTATGAGCTTATAAACAATTCTTCTTATTATAAAGGGCGTCTAAAAATCACCGTGAGagttttttctgtttgacattttagATTTATAGATTTGACACCCACTACGAGTTCAGGTCTCGTCACCTAGTGGTAAAAGCATGTGATGATGCTCAACCACAGAACTGAGATAAAACTATGCTGTGTGTATACGATcctgcgtgtgcgtgtgtgtttctaTATTACCTTcccttttgtgtttgtgatgtTCTGAGTAGCCAAAGTCCACCTGCAAAGTGTTCTGAAGACTTATTGTCTACTCACTAGCCCACAATGACACATGAAAAGTATCCAGACGGATGTGCATGACATCTACACAAGCTTATCTCCACTCATTCTTCCTGTCTGATATTGGCATGCACCATCAGATTGGATGAGAAGCGTCTTCAGGTTTTCTCTCAGATGTtctgtgaggtgttttttttttttcaactctgGGCTTTGCTCAGGTCACTAATGGAAAACCAGAAACTTTTGCATTTGCTGTTCAATTCAGATCAGCGTAGTGCTGAAAGGTGAACCATCTGGAGAAAGATTTCTTTAAGAACCTCTCTGCATGTGGCCACGTCTATCACTAAATTTACCCCTCACAGCATGAAGATACCACCACTGTTCTCCTCTGTAGGGACTGCATCAGCAGGGTACAGGTTGCTGGGATATAACAGATGCAGAGTTTGAAATTCTGCCCAGAGAGGTCAGTTTTTGCTACATGACATCAGAGAATCCATTAAACACCGAGAGTCCTTTAGATGTTGTTTGGCAAACCAGATAAATACTCCTTTTACTCAGAGCTGCTACCTTTTAGCTGCTCCAAGATGAAAGCATGATTTATAGAGTGCTGCTCAGGTACTCTCACCTCTGTAGGAGAGTTCTTAAAGCCTTAAGATGAATGTTGGGCTCTTGGTCACTTCCCCGAACAAGGCCTTCCTGCTCAGTTACTCAGTTTCACTGCGAAATCCAAATCTAGGAAAAGTCGGGTGGCACcaaatttcttccagttcaCATTTATTGAGGTCACTGCCCTCCTGGGAGCACTCGGTGCCGTACAAACTACAAAGAGTTCCTTGAACTTCATAGCTCAATATTTGCCCTAACATGCAGTATGAAATACAGGGTCATGCCCAGTTAATTCAATTTGCCGCAGATCGACTTTAATCAAGTTCTCGAGACACATctgacaaattaaaagaaaaagaaacaggatGCACCTGCCCACCGTCCGGAGACTCAGCAAAAGCCTGAAATATGAGATGGTTTTAGTGCCAGTAGGAACATTTGCCACAGTGCTTCACACAACTGCAGTCAGCTCAGAAACAGTATGTCCATATCTGTTCTAACAGTGCAGCTCAATACACAAACTCAATCTAACAATACAACTACAATTCATACGTCAGGAGTGGGTGTTCTTTTTTCCTATAAACTTTTTCGATCCACAGTAGAAGTGGGCTGTGAGGCTAACGTTTCTGATAATAGGAAAATATTATACAGATGATATAATGTTAACGTGATTTCGCTTCCTTCATTAAGCTGCATGTACCTGTAAAAAAGTGAAGTGGCTGAGACAGTCAGCCCACAGCGTCTCAACATGACCATTTTAATGTGTTGCCAAAAATGCCAAAAGGAGCACAAATGCCAGTAATCGCAGTCACAGTGATCACAGCTGCCATCACAGTGGTTTGTAGATGTCACCTGCCCCCTAAAGTGGACAGCTTTCCATTGTTACAGTACAACAGGAAGTCTTCGCAATACAGCTAACCAAATATAGCCATCTCATCGAAGAAACTGATGATGCAATAACTGAGCTGTCTGCTTGGACTTTCGGTTGCCTAAAGGGGATTGGTGCGCTCACACAGTGTTGTAGTACCTCAGTACAGCGGTGTTTGGCCTCTAACAGGAAGCTTTCGACCTTTCGTACCTGGGGCCTCATTTGTAGTCTAAGTGGATGATCTAAGCACAATACACACATAAGCGGCTATTTATAAAAGCGCTGTTTGATTTAGAGATGACCGCACAGGCTGAACTTGTCTTGCAGTTCATCAgttcaaaagaaagaaagaaagaaagaaaaagatcctGTGGAGTTTTCCTATTATTGTTTCCTTCATTTCAGTGAAACCCGCCATGAGGTCGAGGAGAATTTACACAGGAGAAGACAATACTGTCGTGACTACTCCTACATTATTGATGTTGGTCTGCCGGGTTTAAACTACAGTTTAGAATAAGCTCATCTTGCTTCACCACATGAGTTCTCTCTCTGCTTTATTCTGCGGGCTGATGTAATCACAACACTATTTTGTTGAGAATGCCACagttaaataagaaaaaaaaacaataaagctgaattgtTACTCCTGAATACATTTATTAGAATTTTCAACTTGCTTGAAGTCAAATTATTAATGTAATTGAAATTCTTTGTATTAAAACTGGAAATTAAATCCACAAAGAAATTACACACGATCACATCACACTCATTTTACCCTCACTGCTTTGGAATAGATTCTAAGGTCTTGCTGCTGATGCTGAGGCTCTCCATGGCCTCTCTCTGGGTTATGTATCCGACCAAGTTGCATGTAAGTGGGTACGAAGCCTGAGAGCCACAGTCAGAGGCCTGTTTTCTGTTCCAGAGGAGCAGCTAATAACTAAAGCAAAGCTTTTTCTGTCAGAGGCCCAAAGCTACAAAATCAACTGCCTTAGGCTATCAGGTCAGCAGAGTCAGTGACCTCTCATAAATGTGCTTTAACCAGctgattgattttatttatcTGACTTTACACAGggtagaaacaaaaacaaacaaacaaaaaacaacaagaccTTGAAGGCCTGAAGCCAGATCTACAATTCTTCTACAACTTTTAATCCAGCTTGAGTTGAGAcgtctttattatttattttaccttaaATTAAAAGAGAACAATGACTTCCCTGTTATTTGTCATAAGAGCCTTTATTAAGAAATCTAAATTCCTGAACAATAGTTCCAGGACTTAAATTTCTCCTGTTCACCctgctgcttgttttttttctcttcagtaTCTGATCCActtgttttcatgtgaaagagctttgttttgaaaagtgctctttctttttcatgCTTTTGGA
The genomic region above belongs to Oreochromis niloticus isolate F11D_XX linkage group LG11, O_niloticus_UMD_NMBU, whole genome shotgun sequence and contains:
- the lta gene encoding lymphotoxin-alpha isoform X1, producing the protein MSLRDKHHINLDTESATHTRMEEKPRSSYRHQLLQAWCSLLTVAMVIMAVHLATMNQKPAEVGVPTPETINSTHSGPIQRQIQEPLKSGSSHSFIQLHQRNGRLSVDLGGKESLTLGGKSITVQKNGSYFFYAQVTFREELRQERRVLVERTGFHDNKTKKLAEGIYPASTENSVWLAKIVKLRPWDRVSINITGEILNDHTYWGVIELQ
- the lta gene encoding lymphotoxin-alpha isoform X2 — protein: MEEKPRSSYRHQLLQAWCSLLTVAMVIMAVHLATMNQKPAEVGVPTPETINSTHSGPIQRQIQEPLKSGSSHSFIQLHQRNGRLSVDLGGKESLTLGGKSITVQKNGSYFFYAQVTFREELRQERRVLVERTGFHDNKTKKLAEGIYPASTENSVWLAKIVKLRPWDRVSINITGEILNDHTYWGVIELQ